The following DNA comes from Candidatus Nitrosotalea okcheonensis.
CTTGCGTATTCTTTGTTATCTACCTTGATAAATTAGAATATGACGCATCATAATTAAAAAATATAGAGTTACCGACCAAGTCCTTGTAACCAATAAGACTTTCATCTCAATTCCTTAAATGTACACAACTGGAAGATACATGGTGACAAAAAATGAAAATGAGTCTTATGATTACAAAGAAGAGGATCTCAACATCCTGTTAGAACGCTATGAAAAAATGTCAGAAAAATACAGAAATTTATATGATAATTCCCCAGATCTTTATAGAACAATCAACATAGATGGCATCATTTTAGATTGCAACAAGACCTATGCAAGTAAATTAGGATACAGCAAAGAAGATATCATTGGGAAAACAATTTTTGAACACGTGGCAGAAAACAGTCAGAAACTATTACAAGATGCATATGACACATGGAAAACTACTGGGGTTGTGTCAAGTAGAGAGATATGGCTAAGACGAAAAGATCAAACAATATTTCCAGTTTTGCTCAGTGCTACTAGTCTGTACGGTAACGATGGCACACTTGTAGGAAGTAATACTACGATAAAAGATATGACTGAGATATATAACGCAAAAAAAGAAATTGAGGAACACAAATTAAAAAATCTCAATGCCATAGGAGATCTCTCTGCTAGAATATCACATGATTTTAGAAATCCCATATCAATAATCAGAAATAGTCTAGAACTAATGAAGATCCAAAACCATGATCTCAGTGAGAAAAACAAGAATCATGTATTAATGATGGAACGAGCCATTGCTAGAATATCCCATCAGTTAGAAGAGGTTTTAGACTATGTCCTACCAAGGCCATTAGATCTTCAGACCCATTCATTATGCAACATTGTAGAGGCTGCAATCTCTAAGATAGACTTTGGAAAAGTGGTGTTGAGTGTTCCAAAAGAAGATCATGTAATAGTATGTGATGGAGCAAAAATTGAGATTGTTCTTACTAACCTAATACTAAATGCAGTTCAAGCCATGGAGAAAAAAGGTAACATATTTGTAAGAATCAATGACATGACAGATTCCATCACAATAGGAGTGGAAGATACTGGCCCTGGCATACCAAAACACCTGATAGAAAAAATGTTTGAGCCCCTATTTACGACAAGACAGATTGGAACCGGTTTGGGACTAGTTAGCTGCAAGAGCATCATAGA
Coding sequences within:
- a CDS encoding two-component system sensor histidine kinase NtrB is translated as MVTKNENESYDYKEEDLNILLERYEKMSEKYRNLYDNSPDLYRTINIDGIILDCNKTYASKLGYSKEDIIGKTIFEHVAENSQKLLQDAYDTWKTTGVVSSREIWLRRKDQTIFPVLLSATSLYGNDGTLVGSNTTIKDMTEIYNAKKEIEEHKLKNLNAIGDLSARISHDFRNPISIIRNSLELMKIQNHDLSEKNKNHVLMMERAIARISHQLEEVLDYVLPRPLDLQTHSLCNIVEAAISKIDFGKVVLSVPKEDHVIVCDGAKIEIVLTNLILNAVQAMEKKGNIFVRINDMTDSITIGVEDTGPGIPKHLIEKMFEPLFTTRQIGTGLGLVSCKSIIEKHGGTINISTQTGKGTTFTIKLPKFQPLKTPIHSGSY